The following are encoded together in the Bubalus kerabau isolate K-KA32 ecotype Philippines breed swamp buffalo chromosome 3, PCC_UOA_SB_1v2, whole genome shotgun sequence genome:
- the SPOCD1 gene encoding SPOC domain-containing protein 1, protein MSSVQLAPQELARWRDQEEKRGPMVSIDGGPRALPATSRDSREQHEHHFLDPSCRICTDWKPSCERPSSLKAARRMRDHAFQRAASQVPVSFPDMPPNKEKPLAVRKDRVPPSRLQMPAGPTKALPTQLPWEGSLDMFCIKRFRVRAQLVSGHSCRLIQALPQVIRSASCIAPDTVWDFLASICPAEAKDICVVRLCPQSSRDTQNCHLLYSYLNNKQCHGLAAMEWVRVVLLPLPAFQPLPSRLRPLGGPGLEATHSSLVLALLLPPSGLPAMAGSAALRGKVRKMVSFSREVEMRCFQPEDKGPHVAPKGSPPPGGAVQQSQGKDSLAPRGICAWQRPPRGRGSLWGEPKTWQGPGRGLLPPKPGWCQSWHPYSASPVGHDQHRHRASCPNQALLQHLKSLVAMTQQLQASLMSPGQEELSQPPAQPPTVPGTHGLLCQPPAAPEPPGSALDSSLGPTDGAGTDSPLPGET, encoded by the exons ATGAGTTCAGTCCAACTGGCCCCCCAAGAACTGGCCCGCTGGcgggaccaggaggagaagagg GGACCCATGGTGTCCATAGACGGCGGCCCCCGGGCCCTGCCCGCCACATCGAGGGACAGCAGGGAGCAGCACGAGCACCACTTCCTAGACCCCAGCTGCCGCATCTGCACGG ACTGGAAGCCCTCGTGTGAGCGGCCAAGCTCACTCAAAGCTGCAAGGAGGATGCGGGACCATGCTTTCCAGAGAGCCGCAAGCCAAGTTCCTGTGTCCTTTCCAGATATGCCCCCAAACAAGGAGAAGCCTCTAGCAGTGCGCAAGGACAGG GTCCCTCCTTCTAGGCTCCAGATGCCTGCTGGGCCCACAaaggccctgcccacccagcTGCCCTGGGAGGGGTCTTTGGACATGTTCTGCATCAAGCGGTTCCGGGTCAGGGCCCAGCTGGTCTCGGGACACAGCTGTCGCCTCATCCAG GCCCTGCCCCAGGTGATCCGCTCTGCAAGCTGCATCGCCCCTGACACTGTCTGGGACTTTCTGGCCAGCATCTGTCCAGCTGAGGCCAAG GACATCTGCGTGGTCAGACTATGCCCACAGAGCTCTCGGGACACCCAGAACTGCCACCTGCTCTACTCCTACCTCAACAACAAGCAGTGCCACGGCTTGGCAGCCATGGAATGGGTGAGGGTGGTCCTGCTGCCcctgcctgccttccagcccctgccctccaggCTGCGCCCTCTTGGAGGTCCAG GCCTGGAAGCCACTCACTCAAGCCTGGTGCTGGCTCTGCTGCTCCCGCCGTCAGGGCTCCCGGCCATGGCAGGCTCTGCTGCCTTGAGGGGGAAGGTTCGCAAAATGGTCTCCTTCAGCCGAGAAGTGGAGATGAGATGCTTCCAGCCAGAGGACAAGGGACCACATGTGGCGCCGAagggctcccctcccccagggggtGCCGTGCAGCAGAGCCAGGGCAAAGACAGCCTGGCTCCAAGGGGAATTTGTGCTTGGCAGAGACCACCCAGAGGCAGGGGCAGTCTGTGGGGAGAGCCTAAGACCTGGCAGGGTCCTGGGCGAGGGCTGCTGCCTCCAAAACCAGGCTGGTGCCAGTCCTGGCATCCCTATTCAGCATCACCAGTTGGCCATGACCAGCACCGCCACAGGGCTTCCTGTCCCAACCAAGCCCTGCTCCAGCATCTCAAATCCCTGGTGGCCATGACCCAGCAGCTCCAAGCCTCACTGATGTCCCCAGGACAGGAGGAACTTTCCCAACCCCCTGCTCAGCCTCCCACAGTCCCTGGGACTCATGGCCTTCTCTGCCAGCCCCCTGCAGCTCCAGAGCCCCCTGGCTCAGCCCTGGACTCCTCTTTGGGCCCTACAGATGGAGCTGGCACTGATAGTCCCCTTCCTGGAGAGACCTGA